From the genome of Campylobacter concisus, one region includes:
- a CDS encoding multiheme c-type cytochrome: MFKKSLMLLACLMSFGFAANMDANKSDALNLNVVKNIKVAHKMSDLSKSCVECHAKETPGIVADWKNSRHAHVGVSCMDCHSVNADNPMASVKVHPKDSNNHVSMLVSPKTCAKCHENEVEEFVKSGHARGAMQMYANPAMVKLMYHYEGMDHPEYKMAPDATGCTQCHGTVIKLDADHKPTKETWPNYGIGNVYPDGGVGGCKSCHSAHTFSIAEARKPAACASCHLGPDHPDIEIFNNSMHGHIYNSEAHKWNFDAAPDTWDVPDFRAPTCAACHMSGVGETTTTHNVSRRLKWNLWGVSSKLRTAGDEQAAVVYEKTGKLTIGTPLAGHPNGPEAARAEMKLVCKACHTSTHTDNFFIMGDKQVELYNVYNAEATKMLEELKAKNLLLADAWEDEFQDVYYHMWHHEGRRMRQGALMGGPDYSHWHGVFEVKNDIRKLREIYKQRIETGKVK, from the coding sequence ATGTTTAAAAAGTCGCTAATGTTATTAGCCTGTCTAATGTCTTTTGGCTTTGCCGCAAACATGGATGCAAATAAATCTGATGCTTTAAACCTTAATGTTGTAAAAAACATTAAAGTTGCTCACAAAATGTCAGACTTATCAAAAAGCTGTGTTGAGTGCCACGCTAAAGAGACACCCGGCATAGTTGCCGATTGGAAAAATAGTCGCCACGCTCACGTTGGCGTAAGTTGTATGGATTGCCACTCTGTAAATGCAGATAATCCTATGGCTTCAGTTAAGGTGCATCCAAAAGATTCTAACAACCACGTATCAATGCTAGTTAGCCCAAAAACTTGTGCTAAGTGCCACGAGAATGAGGTTGAAGAATTTGTTAAGAGTGGTCACGCAAGAGGTGCTATGCAAATGTATGCTAACCCTGCGATGGTAAAACTAATGTATCACTATGAAGGTATGGATCATCCAGAATACAAAATGGCTCCAGACGCTACTGGTTGTACACAGTGCCACGGAACCGTCATCAAACTAGACGCTGATCACAAACCTACAAAAGAGACTTGGCCAAACTACGGTATAGGTAATGTTTATCCTGATGGTGGCGTAGGCGGATGTAAATCATGCCACAGCGCACACACATTTAGCATAGCTGAAGCTAGAAAACCAGCTGCTTGTGCATCTTGCCACCTTGGACCTGATCACCCAGATATTGAGATCTTTAACAACTCAATGCACGGACATATCTATAATAGCGAAGCTCACAAATGGAATTTTGATGCTGCTCCTGATACATGGGATGTACCAGACTTTAGAGCTCCAACTTGTGCAGCTTGCCACATGAGTGGTGTTGGTGAAACAACAACAACTCACAATGTTTCAAGAAGACTAAAATGGAACCTATGGGGCGTCAGCAGTAAGCTAAGAACAGCTGGTGATGAACAAGCTGCTGTTGTTTACGAAAAAACTGGCAAACTAACCATAGGAACGCCACTTGCAGGTCATCCAAATGGACCAGAAGCAGCAAGAGCTGAGATGAAGCTAGTTTGTAAAGCTTGCCATACATCAACTCATACAGATAACTTCTTCATTATGGGTGATAAGCAAGTAGAGCTTTATAACGTTTACAATGCTGAAGCAACTAAGATGCTTGAAGAGTTGAAAGCTAAAAACTTACTACTCGCAGACGCTTGGGAAGATGAATTCCAAGATGTTTACTATCATATGTGGCACCACGAAGGTCGCCGTATGAGACAAGGTGCTCTAATGGGTGGTCCTGACTATTCACACTGGCATGGAGTATTTGAAGTTAAGAACGACATTAGAAAACTTCGTGAGATCTATAAACAAAGAATTGAGACTGGTAAAGTTAAATAA
- a CDS encoding metallophosphoesterase gives MGLLRIIIGAFIFSFLINFYSYNRFIKKVSFFIQYLTKIRILLYVICIFEFIFVLQIRFSFLSIELYLIAGTLIGFSLFLFAVSLFYDILRSIFSKSSFSPTRRKFIKFCFDITFVIFVIACFLKGIFNALTPPKIRQVDIKIKNLQSNLKIAMITDVHIGEFLQKDFMKKLVNDINLANPDIVVIAGDLVDVNAAFIGDFLEPLKSLKSTYGTFYVPGNHEYYHGIDGILEKISSLGIEILGNKNKKIASINLAGVYDLAGIRFKHLEPNLDEALTGCDPSLPTILLSHQPKFIKSMQQDVDLVLCGHTHAGQIFPFGLLVLLDQGFLHGLYKINDKMQAYVSSGAGFWGPPVRIFAPSEIAILNLSKE, from the coding sequence TTGGGGCTTTTGAGAATTATTATTGGAGCATTTATATTTAGTTTTCTTATAAATTTTTATTCATATAACCGTTTCATAAAAAAGGTTTCATTTTTTATACAATATCTTACAAAAATTAGAATACTTTTATATGTTATTTGTATCTTTGAGTTTATATTTGTTCTTCAGATCAGGTTTTCATTTTTAAGCATTGAGCTTTATTTGATCGCTGGTACGCTCATAGGCTTTTCACTATTTTTGTTTGCTGTTAGTCTATTTTACGATATTTTACGTAGCATTTTTTCTAAAAGTAGCTTTAGTCCAACAAGACGAAAATTTATAAAATTTTGTTTTGATATTACATTTGTCATTTTTGTAATTGCTTGTTTTTTAAAAGGTATTTTTAACGCTTTAACACCACCAAAGATCAGGCAAGTAGATATAAAAATAAAAAATTTACAAAGCAACCTAAAAATAGCCATGATAACGGACGTGCATATAGGAGAATTTCTGCAGAAAGACTTTATGAAAAAACTCGTCAATGACATAAATTTGGCAAATCCTGACATCGTAGTGATAGCAGGCGACTTAGTTGATGTAAATGCTGCTTTTATAGGAGATTTTTTGGAGCCATTAAAAAGTCTTAAAAGTACTTATGGGACTTTTTATGTCCCTGGCAATCATGAGTATTATCACGGGATAGATGGCATTTTAGAAAAGATCAGTTCTCTTGGCATAGAAATTTTAGGTAATAAAAACAAAAAAATTGCGAGTATAAATCTAGCTGGCGTTTACGATTTGGCTGGCATTAGGTTTAAACATTTAGAGCCAAATTTGGATGAAGCATTGACAGGATGTGATCCGTCGCTACCTACTATCTTGCTCTCTCATCAGCCAAAATTTATAAAATCAATGCAGCAAGACGTTGATCTGGTGCTTTGCGGTCATACACACGCTGGTCAAATTTTCCCTTTTGGCCTTTTGGTTTTACTTGATCAGGGATTTTTACATGGCCTTTATAAGATTAATGATAAAATGCAAGCTTATGTTAGCAGTGGTGCTGGATTTTGGGGGCCTCCTGTTAGAATTTTTGCTCCAAGTGAGATTGCAATATTAAATTTAAGTAAGGAATAA
- a CDS encoding phosphatidylserine decarboxylase produces the protein MNKDNLFSQIFGKVAKINFFKPLQEAINSFYIKLFKIDMSEFKLANEYKNLNELFTRRLIKPRDFDAADEIFISPVDGTCLSFGSTKELRAFSIKGMEYSVSELLGQSELEGEYDFANIYLSPKDYHHYHAPCDIAIKKAIYIPGKLYSVAAKWLAKVDNLYTKNERVALSCEMKNSKKLWLVFVGALNVGKMKFCFDERIQTNAMANFTQIYEYENLHIKKGERLGNFELGSTIVVLSEKDAIEYNLFENKELKFAETIGIIK, from the coding sequence ATGAATAAAGACAATCTGTTTTCTCAAATTTTTGGAAAGGTTGCAAAGATTAACTTTTTCAAACCACTTCAAGAAGCCATAAATTCTTTTTACATAAAGCTGTTTAAGATAGACATGAGCGAGTTTAAATTAGCAAATGAATATAAAAATTTAAATGAGCTTTTTACTAGAAGGCTCATAAAACCAAGAGATTTTGATGCAGCAGATGAGATATTTATAAGCCCAGTTGATGGTACTTGTCTTAGTTTTGGTAGCACAAAGGAGCTAAGGGCCTTTAGCATAAAAGGCATGGAGTATAGTGTAAGTGAGCTATTGGGGCAGAGTGAGCTTGAGGGCGAATATGACTTTGCAAATATCTATCTTAGCCCAAAAGATTATCATCATTATCATGCGCCTTGCGATATTGCCATTAAAAAAGCCATATACATTCCGGGTAAACTTTACAGTGTGGCTGCAAAATGGCTTGCAAAAGTGGATAATCTTTATACAAAGAACGAACGCGTAGCACTATCTTGTGAGATGAAAAATAGTAAAAAACTTTGGCTTGTTTTTGTAGGTGCGCTAAATGTCGGAAAGATGAAATTTTGCTTTGATGAGCGTATACAGACAAATGCGATGGCAAATTTTACACAAATTTACGAGTATGAAAATTTACATATCAAAAAGGGCGAGCGCCTTGGGAATTTCGAGCTTGGCTCAACTATCGTGGTACTTAGCGAAAAAGATGCGATCGAATACAATCTCTTTGAAAACAAAGAGCTTAAATTTGCTGAGACCATTGGAATAATAAAATAA
- the ychF gene encoding redox-regulated ATPase YchF, with protein MGLSVGIVGLPNVGKSTTFNALTKAQNAESANYPFCTIEPNKAIVPVPDKRLNELAKIVNPNKIQYSTIEFVDIAGLVKGASSGEGLGNKFLSNIRETELILHIVRCFEDENITHVEGSVDPVRDIEIIQTELILADIEQLNKKIEKLTREAKANAKGAKEALEIANLLLAHLNEGKSASSFEQRDSEAFLSLNRELRLLSAKEVVYGANVDEEGLNEDNKFVKALKEYAKASDHEVIKLCAKVEEELIGLSDEEAHEFLASIGTSESGLEKIIRTSFAKLNLISYFTAGVVEVRAWTITNGWKAPKAASVIHNDFERGFIRAEVISYDDYIAHGGENGAKEAGKMRLEGKDYIVQDGDVMHFRFNV; from the coding sequence ATGGGACTTTCAGTTGGAATCGTAGGCCTACCAAATGTGGGCAAATCAACGACATTTAACGCACTTACAAAGGCGCAAAATGCCGAGAGCGCAAACTATCCGTTTTGCACTATCGAGCCAAACAAAGCCATTGTGCCAGTGCCTGATAAGCGCCTAAATGAGCTTGCAAAGATAGTTAATCCTAATAAAATTCAGTATTCAACCATCGAATTTGTCGATATCGCTGGCCTTGTAAAAGGGGCGAGCTCTGGCGAGGGACTTGGCAATAAATTTTTATCAAACATTAGAGAGACAGAGCTTATTTTGCACATAGTTCGCTGCTTTGAGGACGAAAACATCACTCACGTCGAGGGCAGTGTCGATCCAGTAAGAGACATTGAGATCATCCAAACCGAGCTCATACTAGCTGATATCGAGCAGCTAAACAAAAAGATAGAAAAGCTCACAAGAGAGGCGAAGGCAAATGCAAAAGGTGCTAAAGAGGCACTTGAGATAGCAAATTTACTTTTGGCTCATCTAAATGAGGGCAAAAGCGCAAGTAGCTTTGAGCAAAGAGATAGTGAGGCGTTTTTGTCACTCAATAGAGAGCTAAGACTTTTAAGCGCCAAAGAGGTAGTTTATGGTGCGAATGTCGATGAAGAAGGGCTTAATGAAGATAATAAATTTGTAAAAGCGCTAAAAGAGTACGCAAAAGCCTCAGATCACGAGGTGATCAAGCTTTGCGCCAAAGTAGAAGAGGAGCTAATAGGTCTAAGCGACGAAGAGGCACACGAGTTTTTGGCATCTATCGGTACGAGTGAGAGCGGACTTGAGAAGATCATAAGAACGTCTTTTGCAAAGCTAAATTTGATAAGTTATTTTACTGCTGGCGTCGTAGAAGTTAGGGCATGGACGATCACAAATGGCTGGAAAGCGCCAAAAGCAGCAAGCGTCATCCACAACGACTTTGAGAGGGGTTTTATCAGAGCTGAAGTGATAAGTTATGACGACTATATCGCACATGGCGGCGAAAACGGAGCCAAAGAGGCTGGCAAGATGAGACTTGAGGGCAAAGACTACATCGTGCAAGATGGCGATGTTATGCACTTTAGGTTTAATGTTTAA
- a CDS encoding leucyl aminopeptidase, translating into MQFQIVDKKLKDIKADIELIFVVDKDLKHKFIGDKEVIKFNNYKGESVLVLSEAKRAYVPLSKLDLDELRVAAAKAYNALKSLNIKSIKLASYVAECQKLSFEALAEGFLLGSYEFNKYKEKKEKYTLKEIIFSTEEFVGKKVDLKAASEGFKEAEIIASATNFTKDIVNEIPEIYTPQKMAEDAQNLAKNIASIKCEVYDEKFLAKENMNAFLAVNRASVHKPRLIHLTYKPKKSKKRIIFVGKGLTYDSGGLSLKPADYMLTMKSDKSGAAAALGIIKGAAELNLPFEIHAILGATENMIGGNAYKPDDVLISRSGVSIEVRNTDAEGRLVLADCLSYAQDFKPDILIDMATLTGACVVGLGEYTTGIMGNSESLKSEFKNKIKDSGELATILDFNPYLSELIKSQIADVSNCASSRYGGAITAGMFLAKFIKDEYKDKWLHLDIAGPVYREKAWGYNQAGASGAGVRMNLYFLQALSKEN; encoded by the coding sequence ATGCAGTTTCAAATAGTTGATAAAAAATTAAAAGATATAAAAGCTGATATTGAACTAATTTTCGTAGTAGATAAGGACTTAAAACATAAATTTATAGGCGATAAAGAGGTTATTAAATTTAATAATTATAAAGGTGAGAGTGTCCTTGTCCTAAGCGAGGCAAAAAGGGCTTACGTACCACTTTCTAAGCTTGATCTTGACGAGCTTAGAGTTGCAGCTGCTAAAGCTTATAACGCACTAAAATCGCTAAACATTAAGAGCATAAAGCTAGCTTCTTACGTAGCAGAGTGTCAAAAACTAAGCTTTGAGGCGCTAGCTGAGGGCTTTTTGCTTGGAAGTTATGAATTTAACAAGTATAAAGAGAAAAAAGAGAAATACACCCTTAAAGAGATCATCTTCTCGACTGAAGAATTTGTAGGCAAAAAGGTCGATCTAAAAGCCGCGAGTGAGGGCTTTAAAGAGGCAGAGATAATAGCAAGTGCTACAAATTTTACAAAAGATATCGTAAATGAAATTCCAGAAATTTACACACCGCAAAAGATGGCCGAGGATGCGCAAAATTTAGCCAAAAATATCGCAAGCATAAAGTGTGAGGTCTATGACGAGAAATTTCTAGCAAAAGAGAATATGAACGCATTTTTGGCAGTAAATCGCGCAAGCGTGCACAAACCAAGACTTATCCATCTAACCTACAAGCCTAAAAAATCTAAAAAACGCATCATATTTGTCGGCAAAGGCCTAACATACGATAGTGGCGGCCTTAGCTTGAAACCGGCTGATTATATGCTCACTATGAAATCAGACAAAAGCGGCGCAGCAGCAGCTCTTGGCATCATAAAAGGCGCAGCGGAGCTAAATTTACCATTTGAAATTCACGCCATTTTGGGTGCAACTGAAAATATGATCGGCGGCAACGCCTATAAGCCAGATGATGTGCTTATTTCAAGAAGTGGCGTTAGCATAGAGGTTAGAAACACCGACGCAGAGGGGCGTTTGGTGCTGGCTGATTGCCTAAGCTACGCGCAGGACTTTAAGCCAGACATCCTAATCGACATGGCAACCCTAACTGGCGCTTGTGTCGTGGGACTTGGCGAATACACAACAGGCATCATGGGCAACAGCGAGAGCCTAAAAAGCGAGTTTAAAAACAAGATAAAAGATAGCGGCGAGCTAGCAACTATACTTGATTTTAACCCTTATCTTAGCGAGCTCATCAAAAGCCAGATCGCAGACGTTAGCAACTGCGCCTCAAGCAGATATGGCGGCGCGATCACAGCTGGTATGTTTCTAGCTAAATTTATCAAAGATGAGTATAAAGATAAGTGGCTACACCTTGATATCGCAGGCCCAGTATACCGCGAAAAGGCTTGGGGATATAACCAAGCAGGTGCGAGTGGAGCTGGCGTTAGGATGAATTTATACTTTTTACAAGCACTTAGCAAGGAGAATTGA
- a CDS encoding DedA family protein, producing MEEFFIELLKEYGYIILFVWCIMEGEMALIMAGILAHTTHMHIALAIFVAGLGGFVGDQIYFYLGRYNKKYIAKRLHTQRRKFAVAHIMLKKYGWPIIFLQRYMYGFRVIIPLCIGLTGYDAKKYAFINLISAWCWAAITTIPAWILGEHILVLLQKAKEHWYVAIPVVAIFMGLLIYTFKRIENKILNERRDRRHAVSNS from the coding sequence ATGGAAGAGTTTTTTATAGAACTGCTTAAAGAGTACGGCTACATCATACTTTTTGTCTGGTGTATCATGGAGGGCGAGATGGCCTTAATAATGGCTGGAATTCTCGCTCACACCACGCACATGCACATCGCACTTGCTATCTTTGTGGCTGGACTTGGAGGCTTTGTGGGAGATCAAATTTACTTCTACCTTGGTCGTTACAATAAAAAATACATCGCAAAAAGGCTTCACACGCAGCGGAGAAAATTTGCAGTGGCGCACATAATGCTGAAAAAATACGGCTGGCCGATCATCTTTTTGCAACGCTATATGTATGGGTTTCGAGTCATCATACCGCTTTGCATAGGACTTACCGGCTATGACGCTAAAAAATACGCCTTTATAAATTTGATCAGCGCTTGGTGCTGGGCAGCGATCACCACCATACCTGCTTGGATACTTGGCGAACATATATTAGTGCTACTTCAAAAAGCAAAAGAGCACTGGTACGTTGCTATCCCAGTAGTTGCTATATTTATGGGGCTTTTGATATATACATTTAAGCGCATCGAAAATAAAATTTTAAACGAAAGGAGAGATAGAAGACATGCAGTTTCAAATAGTTGA
- the apt gene encoding adenine phosphoribosyltransferase codes for MKILDQKGREFLLNSIRCINDFPKPGIVFRDITTLLNNKEAFNFLIDHLVARYENANIDYIAGIESRGFIFGAALAARLRLPFVPIRKPKKLPFITLSQKYSLEYGVDEVQIHIDAFGEKAGARVLLVDDLIATGGTAKASVELINQTNATCVEACFLIDLVDLKGSEKLKSLTKIYSVLEV; via the coding sequence ATGAAAATTTTAGATCAAAAAGGAAGAGAATTTTTACTAAACTCTATTCGCTGTATAAACGATTTTCCAAAGCCTGGCATAGTTTTTCGCGACATCACGACGCTACTAAATAACAAAGAAGCATTTAACTTTTTGATAGATCATTTGGTGGCTAGATATGAGAATGCAAATATCGACTATATCGCTGGCATCGAGTCACGTGGCTTCATCTTTGGCGCGGCACTTGCGGCAAGGCTAAGGCTGCCTTTTGTGCCTATTCGCAAGCCAAAAAAACTGCCTTTTATCACGCTTTCTCAAAAATATAGCCTAGAATATGGCGTCGATGAAGTGCAAATTCACATCGATGCTTTTGGAGAAAAAGCGGGCGCTAGAGTGCTTTTGGTGGACGATCTCATAGCCACTGGTGGCACTGCGAAGGCTTCAGTTGAGCTTATTAACCAAACTAACGCAACCTGCGTAGAAGCTTGCTTTCTCATAGATCTAGTCGATCTAAAAGGTAGCGAAAAGCTAAAGTCGCTTACTAAAATTTACAGCGTTTTAGAGGTTTAG
- the rpiB gene encoding ribose 5-phosphate isomerase B, whose amino-acid sequence MKIDKVFLASDHAGFELKNELKEAIKGLGYEVVDLGTNDKNSVDYPDYAHLLASKLEPNCYGVLVCGTGIGISIAANRHENVRCALCHDEFTARLAREHNDANVIAFGARVIGAGVAISAVEAFLKTEFAGGRHERRVKKIELEAGK is encoded by the coding sequence ATGAAGATAGACAAAGTTTTCTTAGCTAGCGATCACGCTGGTTTTGAGCTAAAAAACGAGCTTAAAGAGGCCATTAAAGGGCTTGGATACGAAGTGGTTGATCTTGGCACAAACGATAAAAATAGCGTTGATTACCCTGATTATGCGCATTTGCTGGCGAGCAAGCTTGAGCCTAACTGCTACGGCGTGCTAGTTTGTGGCACTGGCATAGGCATATCAATAGCTGCAAACAGGCACGAAAACGTAAGATGCGCCCTTTGCCACGACGAATTTACCGCTAGACTTGCCAGAGAGCACAACGACGCAAACGTGATCGCTTTTGGCGCAAGAGTTATCGGCGCTGGCGTGGCTATCTCGGCGGTTGAAGCCTTTTTAAAGACTGAGTTTGCAGGCGGCAGACACGAAAGAAGAGTCAAAAAAATAGAGCTTGAGGCAGGCAAATGA
- a CDS encoding DUF4139 domain-containing protein: MKKVLFLAASTLAFANENLIEIYTDQTIITQKFSDANSSFSAFVPEGVQSESITINGDCDVNAYLKKISEENSPSYIKWKQEVVNLSSKIEALNARGRFIEQALIGENKSNDVTKRADEFYKFSLENIEKISAAKSELEVLKENEPKSEMAGFLQLDMKFACSPKEATLSYMDDDAPKTLNEIYADTKNKKILIKQEILLSNPYASDVKNLKLAIYPTRYQKALAPSKFYPWYEESEVGTDGYGASKNMLKAAKVTAEVADMRVQRDENEFAKIWKIDGINLAKGESKYITYDTQKMDANFSVFADFYGSLKAYNVASFKLNDDLTPAKTQFYVNGVSVGSPSEFEIKAKDEASQLFLGQNELIELKKERLNKFKKSSLLGKERISEEGYEISVKNNSSKSVDITLVDRVPVSADEAVKVEIKGFDKKDISKEGRVELKFSLAPKEEFKKEYSYKITKPKI, translated from the coding sequence GTGAAAAAAGTGCTCTTTTTAGCGGCTTCTACGCTAGCCTTTGCAAATGAAAATCTAATAGAGATCTACACAGATCAAACCATCATCACTCAAAAATTTAGCGACGCAAATAGCTCTTTTAGTGCCTTTGTGCCAGAAGGTGTGCAGAGTGAGAGCATCACTATAAATGGGGATTGTGACGTGAATGCTTATCTAAAAAAGATCAGCGAAGAAAATAGCCCAAGTTACATAAAATGGAAGCAAGAAGTTGTAAATTTAAGTAGTAAGATTGAGGCGCTAAATGCAAGAGGTAGGTTTATAGAGCAAGCTTTGATAGGAGAAAACAAAAGTAACGATGTGACAAAAAGAGCTGATGAGTTTTATAAATTTAGCCTAGAAAATATCGAGAAAATCTCAGCTGCTAAAAGTGAGCTTGAAGTGCTTAAAGAAAATGAGCCAAAGAGCGAGATGGCTGGATTTTTGCAGCTTGATATGAAATTTGCTTGCAGTCCAAAAGAAGCGACGCTTTCATATATGGATGATGATGCCCCAAAGACGCTAAATGAAATTTATGCAGACACAAAAAACAAAAAGATCTTGATAAAACAAGAAATTTTACTCAGCAACCCATATGCTAGCGATGTTAAAAATTTAAAGCTCGCCATCTATCCGACCAGATATCAAAAAGCGCTTGCTCCAAGCAAGTTCTACCCTTGGTACGAGGAGAGTGAGGTGGGGACTGATGGTTACGGCGCTTCAAAAAATATGCTAAAAGCTGCGAAAGTCACTGCTGAGGTCGCTGATATGCGTGTGCAAAGAGATGAAAATGAGTTTGCCAAAATTTGGAAGATAGATGGGATAAATTTAGCAAAAGGCGAGAGCAAATATATAACTTATGACACGCAAAAAATGGATGCAAATTTTAGCGTTTTTGCTGATTTTTACGGCTCGCTAAAGGCATATAACGTAGCTAGCTTTAAGCTAAATGATGATCTAACGCCAGCTAAAACGCAGTTTTACGTTAATGGCGTGAGTGTTGGTAGTCCTAGCGAGTTTGAGATAAAAGCTAAAGATGAGGCCTCTCAGCTCTTTTTAGGACAAAACGAGCTAATCGAGCTTAAAAAAGAGCGCTTAAATAAATTTAAAAAGAGCTCGCTTCTTGGCAAAGAGCGCATAAGCGAAGAGGGCTATGAGATAAGTGTCAAAAATAACTCAAGCAAGAGCGTTGATATCACTTTGGTCGATCGTGTGCCAGTCTCTGCTGACGAGGCGGTAAAGGTCGAGATAAAGGGCTTTGATAAAAAAGATATCAGCAAAGAGGGTAGGGTGGAGCTCAAATTTAGCCTTGCACCAAAAGAGGAATTTAAAAAAGAGTACTCTTATAAGATCACAAAGCCAAAAATTTAG
- a CDS encoding site-2 protease family protein yields the protein MGFIDNIDIVKVATIVISLIIAIVGHEIAHGYVAYKFGDNTAKNLGRLSINPIKHIDPVGTIIVPLVLYLSTGMMFGWAKPVPVNTYTVVRNGGYKAAIYVSLAGICYNVILGILSLFVLKALLNIETFEILLQFLFTLALLNLMLAIFNLYPIPPLDGFHALEYALRNFGFHALAEKLEAISRYGFVILIIILVSPLKDTIFYPTRYVLDIASTFING from the coding sequence ATGGGCTTCATTGATAACATAGATATAGTCAAAGTCGCCACTATCGTCATCTCTTTAATAATCGCCATCGTCGGTCACGAGATCGCTCATGGCTATGTCGCTTATAAATTTGGCGACAACACCGCAAAAAATCTTGGTAGGCTTAGCATAAACCCTATAAAACATATCGACCCAGTTGGCACTATCATCGTGCCACTGGTGCTTTACCTAAGCACTGGTATGATGTTTGGCTGGGCAAAACCAGTGCCTGTAAATACCTACACAGTCGTGCGAAATGGCGGATATAAGGCAGCTATCTACGTAAGTCTAGCTGGCATTTGCTACAACGTCATCTTAGGCATCTTGTCACTTTTTGTGCTAAAAGCTTTATTAAATATAGAAACCTTTGAAATTTTACTTCAGTTTTTATTTACGCTTGCACTTTTAAATTTGATGTTAGCCATCTTTAATCTCTATCCGATCCCGCCACTTGACGGCTTTCACGCGCTCGAGTATGCGCTTAGAAATTTTGGCTTTCACGCACTAGCTGAAAAGCTAGAGGCCATCTCGCGATATGGCTTTGTCATCCTTATCATCATCCTCGTCTCGCCTTTAAAAGATACTATCTTTTATCCGACAAGATACGTTTTAGATATCGCAAGTACCTTTATAAATGGCTAA
- the lepB gene encoding signal peptidase I, with protein MKKFFTKFYDFCSSWTGTVIIVLFVIFFIAQAFVIPSGSMKNTLLVGDFLFAKKFVYGIPTPRIPWLEVKILPELNDNGHLVTGDGPARGDIVVFRYPKDEKTHFVKRCFATSEDEIVFTEKALYLRPKEGDNFIKANCRENLNGKESKFGYSCSDIAELDGKLFIKEPYRFSGIHYDENVNLFEQMVFMLNTNKDSVFMKPVSISSLPQNPNFNLNAFYVKVPKDEYFMIGDNRDHSNDSRFWGSVAYKDIVGQPWFIYFSWDRNYNVRWERIGRFVNTIENDEFFTNKALKEGEVDGLH; from the coding sequence ATGAAAAAATTTTTTACTAAATTTTATGACTTTTGCTCGAGCTGGACTGGCACGGTCATCATCGTGCTTTTTGTTATATTTTTCATAGCTCAAGCCTTTGTTATTCCGTCTGGTTCGATGAAAAATACGCTTTTGGTTGGTGATTTTTTATTCGCCAAAAAATTTGTTTATGGTATACCAACACCAAGAATTCCATGGCTTGAAGTAAAAATTTTACCTGAGCTAAACGATAATGGACATCTCGTAACAGGTGATGGCCCAGCAAGAGGAGATATAGTCGTCTTTCGTTATCCAAAAGACGAAAAGACCCACTTTGTAAAACGCTGCTTTGCCACAAGCGAAGATGAGATAGTATTTACCGAAAAAGCCTTGTATTTGCGTCCAAAAGAGGGAGATAATTTCATAAAGGCAAACTGCCGTGAAAATTTAAATGGTAAAGAGAGTAAATTTGGCTACTCATGTAGCGATATAGCCGAGCTTGATGGCAAACTTTTCATAAAAGAGCCATATAGGTTTAGCGGCATCCACTATGACGAAAATGTAAATTTATTTGAGCAGATGGTTTTCATGCTAAATACAAACAAAGATAGTGTTTTTATGAAGCCAGTGTCCATTAGCTCATTGCCGCAAAATCCAAATTTTAACCTTAATGCATTTTACGTAAAAGTGCCAAAAGACGAATACTTCATGATAGGCGACAACCGCGATCACTCAAACGATAGCCGTTTTTGGGGAAGCGTGGCTTATAAAGATATAGTTGGTCAGCCTTGGTTTATATATTTTAGTTGGGACAGGAACTACAATGTGCGCTGGGAGCGTATCGGACGCTTTGTAAATACGATAGAAAATGACGAATTTTTCACTAACAAAGCTCTAAAAGAAGGCGAAGTAGATGGGCTTCATTGA